aaatggaaatttatgaaGTTATGATTAATTAAGGGATTActtttcaagggtcaaattctCTTCACAGAAATATAgtacaataacaaaagaaaatgtcatttgaagcaattaaaaaaatctatatcaTTTCGTGGTAGTTAAGCAGTATATTCCGAGTGTTTTCTTAAAGACATCTTTGGCTGTCTCCCGGAACATCTTATTTGTAATAAGGTAGACTAGGCAATGCCACCACGATGTAGACATAGACAGAAACATATGCACACTTGCAAAGACTGGAGGAAGATTGGCACCTACGCCTATCAAGACAAAGAAGATGGCGAGAGGTAACCAGGAGACAAAGATGACAACGTTCAGGAGAAAGATGGTCAAAAGTGCTCTTCTGTTGCTCTTCCGTTGTCTCCTAGTCGTTGCCATTTCCTCTCCAGCATCAGCTGAGGTGTCATTGCGGTCCTTGCGCTGTTTAACCGTGCTACCCGCTGCAGTCACCGCGATCTCCCCATCTGCAATCGCCTTCGATTGCTTTCGGGCAATGACCAGCAAGCTCACTGTTGAAACGACTGTTGTAAACACTGCTATCAGCAAGAAGGAAACGCAAAAAATCAGGACGAAATTGGCTTTGAGTTCATCCATATTTGAACTACAGAAGTTCAACATGAAGTATCCTGAAGGTGTCTTGGGTATAGGCAACCCCACAATGGATAGAAGAATCGAGGAAGTTATGGACACGGACATGACTACAACGGCCCTTCGATCAGTAACAATATGATGATACCGAAGGGGTTTTGCAACCATTATATAACGGTTTAGATTAAGAAGACAGGTAACAGTCAATGTCACGAAGAACCAAGGAAAAGTCAACACACCTTGGTAGATGCAGATGGTAAATCCGGCCTCGGCAGACATGGGGACAAGCTGGAGGAGTGATGTAATCGCCTGGCCAACCCCGTAGGCCGCATAGCATACGGTCAGTGCAATAAGAAGCATTTTGGTCACAGAGTCGAAGCCACTTGTTGAATAGCGAAGAATGCAGTATGTAAAGGCGTTCGCAAGGACAGACAATGGAAGTTGTGCTACATTAAGGTAAAACAGGGTTGAATACGTCTCAAGATATTCGGAGCTAGAATTAGAAGACGCCATCGTGTTCATACCCAAACCTTCAACTGGGATATCCAAGAGAAATACCTCCTTTAAATTACTACAATTGGCAACTGAATAAGTATAGGAAGTGCCGTCAATATTGTTACTTAGGGCATTGGAAACATCACCGACGATAATTTGACAGAATAATGACTTCACAGAATTGCGAAATGAACTCGTCGCAGCGGATATGCTCAAGGCATCTGTAACCATAAGAGATTGGTAATGACAGGCATGTAATGAACATGATAAAAGGCCGTTCAATCGCTTCGTGCATGGCTTCGCCAACATATAAATTGGTTAATGGGCAAGGCGACTCACAAGTTCGCTATCTCTTTCGCTGACAAATATTGCTTCTTTAATA
This window of the Lytechinus variegatus isolate NC3 chromosome 14, Lvar_3.0, whole genome shotgun sequence genome carries:
- the LOC121427972 gene encoding 5-hydroxytryptamine receptor 6-like, with the protein product MASSNSSSEYLETYSTLFYLNVAQLPLSVLANAFTYCILRYSTSGFDSVTKMLLIALTVCYAAYGVGQAITSLLQLVPMSAEAGFTICIYQGVLTFPWFFVTLTVTCLLNLNRYIMVAKPLRYHHIVTDRRAVVVMSVSITSSILLSIVGLPIPKTPSGYFMLNFCSSNMDELKANFVLIFCVSFLLIAVFTTVVSTVSLLVIARKQSKAIADGEIAVTAAGSTVKQRKDRNDTSADAGEEMATTRRQRKSNRRALLTIFLLNVVIFVSWLPLAIFFVLIGVGANLPPVFASVHMFLSMSTSWWHCLVYLITNKMFRETAKDVFKKTLGIYCLTTTK